The following are encoded together in the Emcibacter sp. SYSU 3D8 genome:
- the sppA gene encoding signal peptide peptidase SppA, translating to MAIDVDELLARRKLKRRLAFWRVAALLLVVGLALAVFGSKGKGVLPHIARVNIDGVIMDEKKREEVLDDIAGDSTVKAVIVRIDSPGGTVVGSEIIYKGLRKIAEDKPVVAVISSMGASGGYIAALGADRIYARENSLTGSIGVIFQSPEFSKLMGTIGVSVNEVKSAPLKGGPSPFEPMSDDMRQSIEVMVNDAFDWFKDLVQERRDLTPDELAVVTDGRVYSGRQAIPLKLVDALGGEQDAIAWLEKEKKLSRNLPVIDADKDKEFPFMERAMAMVFGDTHLADRLSLDGVLALWQP from the coding sequence ATGGCCATCGATGTCGATGAACTGCTGGCCCGCAGGAAGCTGAAGCGCCGGTTGGCGTTCTGGCGGGTGGCGGCGCTGCTGCTGGTGGTGGGCCTCGCGCTCGCCGTATTCGGCAGCAAGGGCAAAGGCGTGTTGCCGCATATCGCGCGGGTCAACATCGACGGCGTGATCATGGACGAGAAGAAGCGCGAGGAAGTGCTCGACGACATCGCCGGGGACAGCACCGTCAAGGCGGTGATCGTACGCATCGACAGTCCGGGAGGCACGGTCGTCGGCTCGGAAATCATCTACAAGGGGCTGCGAAAGATCGCCGAGGACAAGCCGGTGGTCGCCGTGATCAGCAGCATGGGCGCATCGGGCGGCTATATCGCGGCGCTCGGCGCCGACCGCATCTACGCCCGGGAGAACTCGCTCACCGGGTCCATCGGCGTGATCTTCCAGTCGCCCGAATTCTCCAAGCTCATGGGGACCATCGGCGTCAGCGTCAACGAGGTGAAATCGGCGCCGCTGAAGGGCGGCCCGTCACCGTTCGAGCCCATGTCCGATGACATGCGCCAGAGCATCGAGGTGATGGTCAACGACGCCTTCGACTGGTTCAAGGATCTGGTCCAGGAACGGCGCGACCTGACACCCGACGAACTGGCGGTGGTCACGGACGGCCGTGTCTATTCCGGCCGGCAGGCCATTCCGCTCAAGCTGGTCGACGCGTTGGGCGGCGAGCAGGACGCCATCGCCTGGCTGGAAAAGGAAAAGAAACTCTCCAGGAACCTGCCGGTGATCGATGCCGACAAGGACAAGGAGTTTCCGTTCATGGAAAGGGCCATGGCCATGGTGTTCGGCGACACACACCTGGCCGACCGGCTTTCACTTGACGGAGTGCTAGCGCTCTGGCAACCTTAG
- a CDS encoding integration host factor subunit beta, with protein sequence MIKSELIQRLAEDNPHLYQRAVERIVSTIFDEITGALARGDRVELRGFGAFSVKYRPSRLGRNPRTGDAVDVSAKAVPFFKTGKELRERLNEK encoded by the coding sequence GTGATCAAGTCCGAACTTATCCAGCGGCTGGCTGAAGACAATCCACATTTGTATCAGCGTGCCGTGGAGCGAATCGTATCTACGATCTTCGACGAGATCACCGGCGCCCTGGCGCGGGGCGATCGCGTGGAGCTTCGGGGTTTCGGCGCGTTTTCCGTGAAATACAGACCCTCTCGCCTGGGGCGCAACCCGCGCACCGGCGACGCGGTCGATGTGTCCGCCAAGGCCGTGCCGTTCTTCAAGACCGGCAAGGAACTGCGTGAGCGGTTAAACGAGAAGTAG
- a CDS encoding LapA family protein, with translation MSRFRLIVTLPLLLIVVLFAVVNRTAVPVNFWPFPYAVDLPLSAVAFGGFFLGALSGGLAVWLGGMRKRRRERQQVAAAAKVADIDDPMPRL, from the coding sequence ATGAGTCGGTTTCGCCTGATCGTCACCCTGCCGCTGCTTCTCATCGTCGTGCTGTTCGCGGTGGTGAACCGCACCGCCGTGCCCGTCAATTTCTGGCCATTTCCATACGCTGTCGATCTGCCGCTGTCGGCGGTGGCGTTCGGCGGGTTTTTCCTGGGCGCGCTGAGCGGCGGGCTTGCAGTGTGGCTGGGCGGCATGCGAAAACGCCGCCGCGAGCGCCAGCAGGTGGCCGCGGCGGCCAAGGTCGCCGACATCGATGATCCGATGCCGAGGTTGTAA
- the pyrF gene encoding orotidine-5'-phosphate decarboxylase — protein MTHANKVFVPLDTPSLDVALDWAARLKGIVGGLKLGLEFFGAQGPEGLRRVAATGMPIFLDLKFHDIPNTVAGAVASVTPLAPFMMTIHAGGGQAMMRAAVDAAGETAAKAGVPRPKLLGVTVLTSLDDSDLHAAGVAGSVEHQVVRLARLAQDSGLDGVVCSPKEIVPIRHACGPDLILLVPGIRPAGSASGDQKRVMTPREAADAGATYLVIGRPIIAAADPRLAAQSIAESLDTAVAG, from the coding sequence ATGACACACGCGAACAAGGTTTTCGTTCCGCTCGACACGCCTTCGCTCGACGTGGCCCTGGACTGGGCCGCCCGTCTCAAGGGTATCGTCGGCGGCCTGAAGCTCGGTCTGGAATTCTTCGGCGCACAGGGACCCGAGGGACTTCGCCGGGTAGCCGCGACCGGCATGCCGATATTCCTCGACCTGAAATTCCATGACATTCCGAACACGGTGGCCGGTGCGGTTGCGTCGGTGACGCCGCTGGCGCCGTTCATGATGACCATCCATGCAGGCGGCGGCCAGGCCATGATGCGCGCCGCGGTGGACGCCGCAGGCGAGACCGCGGCGAAGGCCGGCGTGCCGCGGCCCAAATTGCTGGGCGTCACCGTGCTGACCAGCCTGGACGACAGCGACCTTCATGCGGCCGGTGTCGCCGGAAGCGTCGAGCACCAGGTGGTGCGCCTGGCCCGACTGGCGCAGGACAGCGGTCTGGACGGTGTGGTGTGCTCGCCGAAGGAGATTGTCCCGATCCGCCATGCCTGCGGCCCGGACCTGATCCTGCTGGTGCCGGGCATCCGCCCCGCCGGGAGCGCGAGTGGCGACCAGAAGCGGGTGATGACGCCGCGTGAGGCTGCCGACGCGGGCGCCACCTACCTGGTGATCGGGCGTCCGATCATCGCGGCGGCCGATCCACGGTTGGCGGCGCAGTCCATCGCGGAGTCGCTCGACACCGCCGTCGCCGGTTGA
- a CDS encoding phosphoribosylanthranilate isomerase → MTVDVKICGLSTADGLRAAIDAGAGYVGFVFYPRSPRAVSAQEAGALALIVPQGVRKVGLFVDPTDEALAEVLRAVPLDIIQLQGAETPDRVAEIRASTGKPVFKAVAIAGPDDVARAHSYEDTADFLLFDAKPPKAMPLALPGGNGLSFDWKLIAGETWKRGWILAGGLTADNVADAVEQSGARFVDVSSGVEDRPGVKNPAKIEAFIKAARNATS, encoded by the coding sequence ATGACTGTCGACGTCAAGATATGCGGCCTTAGCACTGCCGACGGCCTGCGGGCTGCCATCGATGCCGGCGCGGGCTATGTGGGCTTCGTGTTCTATCCGCGGTCACCCCGCGCCGTGAGCGCGCAAGAGGCCGGCGCGTTGGCGCTGATCGTGCCGCAGGGCGTGCGCAAGGTCGGTCTGTTCGTCGATCCGACCGACGAGGCGCTGGCAGAGGTTCTGCGCGCCGTGCCGCTGGATATCATCCAGCTGCAGGGAGCGGAAACGCCGGACCGTGTCGCCGAAATCCGCGCCAGCACCGGCAAGCCTGTCTTCAAGGCCGTCGCCATAGCGGGGCCGGATGATGTGGCACGGGCGCATTCCTATGAGGATACGGCGGATTTCTTGCTGTTCGATGCGAAACCACCTAAAGCTATGCCCCTCGCGCTGCCGGGCGGCAACGGGCTCTCCTTCGACTGGAAGCTGATCGCCGGGGAAACCTGGAAGCGGGGCTGGATTCTTGCCGGCGGCCTGACGGCCGACAACGTGGCCGATGCCGTGGAACAGAGCGGCGCCAGGTTCGTCGATGTCTCGTCCGGCGTCGAGGACAGGCCGGGAGTCAAGAACCCGGCGAAGATCGAGGCGTTTATCAAGGCGGCACGGAACGCAACATCATGA
- the trpB gene encoding tryptophan synthase subunit beta, protein MNKPERPNSYRSLPDADGHFGLFGGRYVAETLMPLILDLDNAYRDAKADPAFKARMDDLMKNFVGRPSPLYFAERLTEHFGGAKIYLKREELNHTGAHKINNCIGQILLAQRMGKKRIIAETGAGQHGVATATVAARFGLECVIFMGETDIMRQKPNVFRMNLLGAQVVPVTSGARTLKDAMNEALRDWVTNVDSTYYLIGTVAGPHPYPELVRDFQSVIGHETREQMLAAEGRLPDTLIACVGGGSNAIGLFHPFLDDDSVAMTAVEAAGHGIETGQHAASISAGSLGVLHGNRTYLLQDDDGQITEAHSISAGLDYPGVGPEHGWLNDVGRVEYVSATDDEALEAFQLCCQLEGIIPALESSHALAHVARVAPNLPSDHLIVVNLSGRGDKDIFTVAEALGAKI, encoded by the coding sequence ATGAACAAACCCGAACGGCCCAATTCCTATCGCAGCCTTCCCGATGCGGACGGCCATTTCGGCTTGTTCGGCGGCCGCTACGTGGCCGAGACGCTGATGCCGCTGATCCTGGACCTGGACAACGCCTACCGCGACGCCAAGGCCGATCCGGCGTTCAAGGCGCGCATGGACGACCTGATGAAGAACTTCGTCGGCCGTCCCAGCCCGCTGTATTTCGCCGAGCGGCTGACCGAGCATTTCGGCGGTGCGAAAATCTACCTGAAGCGCGAGGAGCTGAATCACACCGGCGCGCACAAGATCAACAATTGCATCGGCCAGATCCTGCTCGCCCAGCGCATGGGCAAGAAGCGGATCATTGCCGAGACCGGCGCCGGCCAGCACGGCGTGGCGACGGCCACGGTAGCGGCGCGCTTTGGCCTGGAATGCGTGATCTTCATGGGCGAGACCGATATTATGCGGCAAAAGCCCAACGTGTTCCGCATGAACCTGCTGGGCGCGCAGGTCGTTCCGGTCACCTCGGGAGCCCGGACCCTGAAGGACGCCATGAACGAGGCGCTGCGCGACTGGGTGACCAATGTGGACTCGACCTATTATCTGATCGGTACGGTTGCCGGTCCGCATCCCTATCCGGAACTGGTGCGCGATTTCCAGTCGGTGATCGGTCATGAAACCCGCGAGCAGATGCTGGCGGCCGAGGGCCGTTTGCCGGACACCCTGATCGCCTGCGTCGGCGGCGGCTCCAACGCCATCGGCCTGTTCCATCCGTTCCTCGACGACGACAGCGTCGCCATGACGGCTGTCGAGGCGGCGGGCCATGGTATCGAGACCGGCCAGCACGCGGCCTCGATATCGGCGGGCAGTCTCGGTGTGCTGCACGGCAACCGCACCTATTTGCTGCAGGACGACGACGGTCAGATCACCGAGGCCCATTCCATCTCGGCAGGCCTGGATTATCCCGGCGTCGGGCCCGAGCATGGCTGGCTCAACGATGTGGGCCGCGTGGAGTACGTCTCGGCGACAGACGATGAGGCGCTCGAGGCATTCCAGCTCTGCTGCCAGCTCGAGGGCATCATTCCGGCGCTGGAATCGTCCCATGCGCTCGCTCATGTGGCCAGGGTCGCGCCAAACCTGCCCAGCGATCACTTAATCGTTGTCAATCTCAGCGGACGCGGCGACAAGGATATCTTCACCGTCGCCGAGGCCCTGGGAGCGAAGATCTGA
- the trpA gene encoding tryptophan synthase subunit alpha — translation MTPGRIERRFADLRAEGRAAFVSFITAGDPNLEQSEAILAGLPGAGVDIIELGMPFTDPMADGPAIQAAGLRALAAGHTLRKTLGMVERFRKTDNDTPIVLMGYYNPIYKYGVEAFLADAVKAGVDGLIIVDLPAEEDAELCEPAVRAGVRFIRLLTPTTDDKRLERVIANCSGFLYYVSVTGITGAAKGALDAVGRARKRFAAKSDLPVVVGFGIRTADAVAEIASVADGAVVGSAIIDRIAKNLGPSGMLSDSGIHDVLAFVGGLASGVHRAKHPVAAGDAR, via the coding sequence ATGACGCCAGGCCGCATTGAACGCCGTTTCGCCGACCTGCGCGCCGAAGGCCGCGCCGCCTTCGTGTCGTTCATCACGGCGGGCGATCCCAATCTCGAACAGTCCGAGGCGATTCTCGCCGGTCTGCCGGGGGCGGGTGTCGACATCATCGAACTGGGCATGCCGTTCACCGATCCCATGGCCGATGGCCCGGCAATCCAGGCGGCCGGCCTGCGCGCCCTCGCGGCGGGCCACACCCTGCGCAAGACGCTGGGCATGGTCGAGCGTTTCCGCAAGACCGACAACGACACGCCCATCGTGCTTATGGGCTACTACAACCCGATCTACAAATACGGCGTCGAGGCGTTCCTCGCCGATGCGGTCAAGGCGGGAGTCGACGGGCTGATCATCGTCGACCTGCCGGCCGAGGAAGACGCTGAACTGTGTGAGCCGGCCGTCAGGGCGGGCGTGCGCTTCATCCGGCTGCTGACTCCGACCACCGACGACAAGCGGCTCGAGCGGGTCATCGCCAATTGCAGCGGCTTCCTCTACTACGTCTCCGTCACCGGCATCACCGGCGCCGCCAAGGGCGCGCTGGATGCGGTCGGCAGGGCGCGCAAACGGTTTGCCGCCAAGAGCGACCTTCCCGTGGTTGTCGGTTTCGGCATCAGGACCGCCGACGCGGTTGCCGAAATCGCCTCGGTCGCCGATGGCGCCGTTGTCGGCTCGGCGATCATTGACAGGATTGCGAAGAATCTGGGCCCCAGCGGCATGCTGAGCGATTCCGGCATCCATGACGTACTTGCCTTTGTCGGTGGCCTGGCGTCGGGCGTGCACCGGGCGAAGCATCCGGTTGCTGCGGGAGATGCACGTTGA
- the accD gene encoding acetyl-CoA carboxylase, carboxyltransferase subunit beta — MFRRERPGSEEVKWDTCVNCGQMIYHKEMVAAQYVCPHCGHHHKLPAKDRFAALFDGSSYDPIAVPKQADDPLKFRDKKKYIDRIKASRAETGEQDAVTVAEGKIGGIPAVVAIQSFAFMGGSLGIAAGDAFVAGALRAVNEQSAFVMITSSGGARMQEGILSLMQMPRTTVAVQMLREARLPYIVVLTDPTTGGVTASYAMLGDIQISEPGALIGFAGPRVIESTVREQLPKGFQRAEYLLEHGMIDMIVHRHELPAKLAAVLRLLMGGRRDDKQLALPSPPRTRRGAAAN, encoded by the coding sequence ATCTTCCGGCGCGAGCGCCCGGGCTCCGAGGAGGTCAAGTGGGACACCTGCGTCAATTGCGGCCAGATGATCTATCACAAGGAAATGGTCGCGGCGCAATATGTCTGCCCCCATTGCGGCCATCACCACAAGCTGCCGGCGAAGGACCGCTTCGCCGCCCTGTTCGACGGCAGCTCCTATGATCCCATCGCCGTGCCGAAACAGGCCGACGACCCGCTGAAGTTCCGCGACAAGAAGAAGTACATCGACCGGATCAAGGCGTCCCGCGCCGAAACCGGCGAGCAGGACGCGGTCACCGTCGCCGAGGGCAAGATCGGCGGCATCCCCGCCGTCGTCGCCATCCAGAGCTTTGCCTTCATGGGCGGCTCGCTGGGCATCGCGGCGGGTGACGCGTTTGTCGCCGGCGCATTGCGGGCGGTGAACGAGCAATCCGCATTCGTGATGATCACCTCGTCCGGCGGCGCGCGCATGCAGGAAGGCATCCTGTCGCTGATGCAGATGCCGCGAACCACTGTCGCCGTGCAGATGCTGCGCGAGGCGCGCCTGCCCTATATCGTGGTGCTGACCGATCCGACCACCGGCGGCGTCACGGCGTCCTATGCCATGCTGGGCGACATCCAGATTTCCGAACCGGGCGCACTGATCGGCTTTGCCGGACCGCGGGTGATCGAAAGCACGGTGCGCGAGCAGTTGCCCAAGGGCTTCCAGCGCGCGGAATACCTGCTTGAGCACGGCATGATCGACATGATCGTGCACCGCCACGAGCTGCCGGCGAAACTGGCCGCTGTGCTGCGCCTGCTGATGGGCGGCCGGCGCGACGACAAGCAACTCGCGCTGCCGTCGCCGCCCAGGACCAGACGCGGAGCTGCCGCCAATTGA
- a CDS encoding folylpolyglutamate synthase/dihydrofolate synthase family protein, with product MSSDTLLARLHTFHPKLIDLSLGRTERLLAALGSPHLKLPPVLHVAGTNGKGSTVAHLRAMLEAGGKRVQTYTSPHLVRFHERIRLSGGLISEARLVDILTRCEAVNAGQPITFFEITTVAGFLAFAEDEADYCIVEVGLGGRYDSTNVLERKLATLITPIGLDHQNFLGDSLAGIAGEKAGIIRPGTPAFSAAQAPEALAVIEAEAAGADAPLKVAGRDWKAAADGDGWTFADAAGELRLPVPALAGAHQIGNAALALAALRSLGIAPSQDRIEAALKTVTWPARLQPIIRGPLLDLLATGTRLWLDGGHNPHAAEALAQALAGRKLDLVVGMLEGKDAAEYLRLMAPVTASVKTVPIDGEACHDPENLAELARRVGLKAQAFPEVQSALSACSADEVLICGSLYLAGQVLNASGMIPE from the coding sequence TTGAGCAGCGATACGCTTCTCGCCCGGCTGCACACGTTCCATCCCAAGCTCATCGACCTGTCGCTCGGCCGCACCGAACGGTTGCTGGCCGCGCTCGGTAGCCCGCACCTCAAGCTGCCGCCCGTGCTTCACGTGGCAGGCACCAACGGCAAGGGCTCCACGGTGGCGCATCTGCGGGCGATGCTGGAGGCGGGCGGCAAGCGGGTGCAGACCTACACCTCGCCCCATCTGGTGCGCTTCCACGAACGCATCCGGCTGTCCGGCGGCCTGATTTCCGAGGCGCGTCTGGTCGACATCCTGACCCGCTGCGAAGCCGTTAACGCCGGCCAGCCCATCACCTTCTTCGAGATCACCACGGTCGCGGGATTCCTCGCTTTCGCCGAGGACGAGGCGGATTATTGTATCGTCGAGGTTGGCCTGGGCGGTCGCTACGACTCCACCAACGTGCTGGAGCGCAAGCTGGCCACCCTGATCACGCCGATCGGCCTCGATCATCAGAATTTCCTCGGTGACAGCCTCGCCGGCATCGCCGGCGAGAAGGCCGGCATCATCCGGCCCGGCACGCCCGCATTCTCGGCCGCCCAAGCACCCGAGGCGCTGGCGGTTATCGAGGCCGAGGCGGCGGGCGCGGACGCGCCGCTGAAGGTCGCGGGCAGGGACTGGAAGGCTGCCGCCGATGGCGATGGCTGGACGTTTGCCGATGCGGCGGGGGAACTGCGCCTGCCCGTGCCGGCGCTTGCCGGCGCGCACCAGATCGGCAATGCGGCCCTGGCGCTGGCGGCGTTGCGGTCGCTGGGCATCGCGCCGTCGCAGGACAGGATCGAGGCCGCGCTGAAGACGGTGACATGGCCGGCCCGGCTCCAGCCGATCATCCGCGGTCCACTGCTCGACCTGCTGGCGACCGGCACGCGCCTGTGGCTCGACGGCGGCCACAACCCGCATGCTGCGGAGGCGCTGGCGCAGGCGTTGGCGGGGCGCAAGCTGGACCTGGTCGTCGGCATGCTGGAAGGCAAGGACGCCGCCGAATATCTGCGGCTGATGGCGCCGGTCACCGCGTCGGTGAAGACGGTGCCCATCGACGGCGAGGCCTGCCACGATCCGGAGAATCTGGCGGAGCTGGCTCGGCGCGTCGGGCTGAAGGCGCAAGCCTTTCCGGAGGTCCAATCCGCGCTGTCGGCGTGCAGCGCCGACGAGGTGCTGATCTGTGGATCGCTCTACTTGGCAGGGCAGGTGCTGAACGCCTCGGGGATGATCCCCGAGTAA
- a CDS encoding aromatic ring-hydroxylating dioxygenase subunit alpha — MNIESRQPKAASVMGPFYQEIIARDGDAPPVLKLEAGVPQTSEDIPLERFTSQDFFDLEMKKMWRKVWQYACRDEHLPEAGDYYVYDLGRHSIVIVRQEDGGLKGYHNSCLHRGTKLKPSGSSGYSASLQCPYHGWTWNLDGTLNEVPCAWEFPHLDYEKNRLPEVQVDVWNSLVFINMDREAPPLLDYLEVLPEHCGNWDFTDWYVSVHARKELACNWKAAQEAFIEGYHGPMVHPQLSGSAAQQQHDIFGDHVSRDLVALGVKTSRGGVEMTEQQVLDGMLMGDRSLVDGEKPKVPDGSTAREVMAKQMRDAYLTRFGIDLSGMSNSEVLDSIKYSLFPNLFIFTGISLRILYQYRPLGNDPDRCLFDILFMRPVPKGETRPDPAPVTYVQEHESYRDVPGMDPGFGLLFDQDTQIMRWQNEGNHATAKGAITYSNYMESRLRHLHNTLDKYLGK; from the coding sequence ATGAACATCGAGTCCAGGCAACCCAAGGCCGCCAGTGTCATGGGTCCATTTTACCAGGAAATCATCGCCAGGGACGGCGACGCGCCGCCGGTGCTGAAGCTGGAGGCCGGCGTGCCCCAGACCAGCGAGGACATTCCGCTCGAGCGGTTCACCTCGCAGGACTTCTTCGATCTCGAGATGAAGAAGATGTGGCGCAAGGTGTGGCAATATGCCTGCCGCGACGAGCATCTGCCCGAGGCCGGCGATTACTATGTCTACGATCTGGGCCGCCATTCCATCGTCATCGTGCGCCAGGAGGACGGCGGCCTGAAGGGCTATCACAATTCCTGCCTGCACCGCGGCACCAAGCTGAAGCCTTCGGGCTCGTCAGGCTATTCGGCCAGCCTGCAATGCCCCTATCACGGCTGGACCTGGAACCTGGACGGCACCCTGAACGAGGTGCCCTGCGCTTGGGAGTTCCCGCATCTGGACTACGAGAAGAACCGGTTGCCCGAGGTCCAGGTGGATGTGTGGAACAGCCTGGTGTTCATCAACATGGACCGGGAAGCGCCGCCGCTGCTCGATTATCTGGAAGTCCTGCCGGAGCACTGCGGAAACTGGGACTTCACCGACTGGTATGTGAGCGTGCATGCCCGCAAGGAGCTTGCCTGCAACTGGAAGGCGGCGCAGGAGGCGTTCATCGAGGGCTATCACGGCCCGATGGTGCATCCGCAGCTGTCCGGGAGCGCGGCCCAGCAGCAACACGACATCTTCGGCGATCATGTCAGCCGCGACCTGGTCGCGCTCGGCGTCAAGACCAGCCGCGGCGGCGTCGAGATGACCGAGCAGCAGGTGCTCGACGGCATGCTGATGGGCGATCGCTCGCTGGTCGACGGCGAAAAGCCGAAGGTGCCGGACGGCAGCACCGCCCGCGAGGTGATGGCGAAGCAGATGCGCGATGCCTATCTGACCCGGTTCGGCATCGACCTGTCGGGCATGTCGAACTCGGAGGTACTCGATTCCATCAAGTACAGCCTGTTCCCCAATCTGTTCATCTTCACCGGAATCTCGCTGCGCATCCTCTACCAGTATCGGCCGCTGGGGAACGATCCGGACCGCTGCCTGTTCGACATCCTGTTCATGCGCCCGGTGCCCAAGGGCGAGACCCGCCCCGATCCTGCGCCGGTGACCTATGTGCAGGAGCACGAATCCTACCGCGACGTGCCCGGCATGGACCCGGGCTTTGGCCTGTTGTTCGACCAGGATACCCAGATCATGCGCTGGCAGAACGAGGGCAACCACGCCACGGCAAAAGGCGCGATCACCTATTCCAACTACATGGAATCCCGCCTGCGCCACCTCCACAACACGCTGGACAAATATCTGGGGAAATAG
- a CDS encoding NUDIX hydrolase has protein sequence MDDFSGAKIALFLGDHVLVYQRDDFPGLRYAGMWDLPGGGREGDETAVECALRELEEEFGIRVPADAIGWHRIYPSADFTGLSAHFFVGTMTQGHVDAVVFGDEGQQWALVHIDELLAREDFVSHYRDRLRDYLDSR, from the coding sequence ATGGACGACTTCAGCGGCGCCAAGATCGCGCTTTTCCTGGGTGACCACGTGCTGGTCTATCAGCGCGACGATTTTCCCGGCCTGCGCTATGCCGGCATGTGGGACCTGCCCGGTGGCGGCCGCGAAGGCGATGAGACGGCGGTCGAATGCGCGCTGCGGGAGCTGGAGGAGGAATTCGGCATCCGCGTGCCGGCCGACGCGATTGGCTGGCACCGGATCTATCCTTCGGCCGACTTCACCGGCTTGTCCGCCCACTTCTTCGTCGGCACCATGACCCAGGGCCATGTGGATGCCGTTGTCTTCGGCGACGAAGGCCAGCAATGGGCACTGGTGCATATCGACGAGCTGCTCGCCCGCGAAGATTTCGTCTCGCACTACCGCGACCGCTTGCGGGACTATCTGGACAGCCGATAG
- the trxA gene encoding thioredoxin TrxA has product MATKKITDDSFQADVLDASGIVVVDYWAEWCGPCKQIAPALDEIAEEMGGTLTIAKLNIDENPVSPTSYGVRGIPTLMLFKDGELRATKVGAQPKSKIVQWINESI; this is encoded by the coding sequence ATGGCCACCAAGAAGATTACCGACGACAGCTTCCAGGCCGACGTTCTCGACGCGTCGGGAATCGTGGTTGTCGACTATTGGGCCGAGTGGTGCGGTCCCTGCAAGCAGATCGCCCCCGCGCTCGACGAAATCGCCGAGGAGATGGGCGGCACGCTGACCATCGCCAAGCTCAACATCGACGAGAATCCCGTGTCGCCGACCAGCTATGGCGTGCGCGGCATTCCCACGCTGATGCTGTTCAAGGACGGCGAGTTGCGCGCCACCAAGGTCGGCGCCCAGCCCAAGAGCAAGATCGTTCAGTGGATCAACGAGTCGATCTGA